Part of the Dehalococcoidia bacterium genome, TCCTTCGATTCCCAGTTCAGTGGGTGCATACAGCCGAACAACGTCGCAATCATTGGGCATTCAATGGGAGGCTACACAGCTCTGGCAGTGGCAGGCGGCATACCTTGGTCTAAAACTCGGCAAAAAGTTGATGTAGTGCCCGATCCGCGAGTTCGGGCGCTTGTCCTATTGGCTCCTGCTACTGCATTTTACTTTCCTAATGACTCGTTGAGCAATGTCACCGTTCCAATTCTCATGCTTGTTGCTGAGCATGATCCAGTTACCCCACGGTGGCAAGCGGACGTGGTGTTGGACCGTGTTCCTGACCGATCTCAAGTCACTTACAGAATAATAGAGAATGGAGGTCATTCCCCCCTCAGGCGAGAAATGCTAATTTTCTTCCATCCACGGACCCGGAGGGTTTTGATCGCGACAAGTTTCATGAGCAGCTTCCCATCGAAGTACTGGAATATCTGGACGAACAGTTGAAAAAATCTTGAGCCTGGTAGGCGATGAAAGACGCCAAAAACTCCGACCCCCAGAGCGGTTTGCTTCCAGGAGCATACCATAGGTGAATGCTATCCCTCAATCCACGCCTCCGCGCGGGAGGCGACAAGCAGGTATCAACGAGTTGCACATGGTGACACTCCCTAGAATTTAGGTTAGCAATGGTACTTCCTTTCTAAAACAGTAACAATATACTATTTGGTAAAACAGCAAAGTTACGAAAAGTGCAGTCGCGAAAAGGTCCGGTGCCGTTTAGACAAGGAGTTCACTGCCTGAGTGTAACCCCACGGGCTCACGCCCGTGGCACCTTGGGGAACAAGCCCTACCTATCGGCATTCACCCACGGGCTTACGTCCGTGGTCCTCTGCCAGCCTTAATAGCCCATTGAATTAAGGAACCATTAGCAACCCTGAAACCACATTGAAGCGAAAAGGTTGAAGAGGTATTTGGATACCAAGAGAGGGCCGTATTTTATACGGCCCTCTCTTATCTTTAGCCTTATTTCCTTTGTTTTACAGGTATCTGTGTGAAGTTGGCTGTGATAGTTTTATTTCCGTTCATGGTGATAGTCGTGCTGGCTGATCTATAATTTGCCACGGCATCGTCGGTCCATTTCACAAACTGCCAGCCAGATGCAGGGATAGCGCTGATGGAGACTACTGCGCCAGAATCGAAGAGACCGGCACCTGCAACAGTACCTTGCCCTGCAGTATTCATGGTCAGGGTTGTTGCGTTGCAGGGTCAATTGAGCCATTGTTGTTCAGCTTGGCGGCAAAGGCATCTGGGCTTGACGTATATGCCCTCACCGGCGAGCCCCAACGATAATTGCTCACACCCGCGATATAGATGTTGCCGCTGCCATCTACCGCGATGCCCCGGCCACAGTCAAGGAATCTCCAATGTGGAGGGCGCTCCGGGAATCGGGTACTTATTCTACATAGCATTCAAAATGGCTTTAATCCAGGGCCAATCAGTCAAATTTTTCAACGCTTTTCTATTGGATGCCAAGTGTGCCAGTCCATGTTCTGCTTGAAGGGTGGCAGCATTGAGTGAATCGAATACCCGGTTTGCGAAATAATCTCGCCGCAGAACATTCCATATCTGTTCCGCCGGATTCAGTTCAGGCGAATAGGGCGGAAGGAACACCAATGCAATATTCTCAGGAACAGGGAGCTCCTTGCCTTTATGCGACGATGCGCCATCCAGTACCATGATCATGGATCATGAAATCTTCCTGATGCCTTTGGCTGACTTGATTCAGAAAACGGCTCATGTTCTCGGTATTCATCTTTTCCGCTGTCATGGAATCAAGGGTGCCATCCCAAGGGCTTACCGCGGCATATTCATATCTGAACTCCCGAACCAACTCCAGCCCAACCTTTGGTCTTTTCGGCGACGGCGCCCAGCAAGCCCGCGGATCACTCATCCGTCCAAACCGGGCTTCATCCTGAAACATGAGACGGACGGGAAGACTCTTTTGATTTTTCAAACAGGCGGTCGCCACCATCTCGGGGAGTTTTTTTTGAACTCATCCTGAATTCCCGGGTCGCTTTTGGGATGCTTCGTGTCCGGCTGTACTTTCCGCCACCCATGCCGCGCCAGCAAACGATAAGTCGTAGACATGGGAATAGAATGTCCTAATCTTTCCACAAGTGCGGCATGGACGGGAGGAACCGAAATCACCCCTCCCTCATTTGCTTTGGCTTCCCAACTGCGGAGAAATTCCCGTTCTTCCTCAGTCGTCATGCAGCAATGGCGGCGACCCCCCCATGCGTTCCGGGTATCTCTATTTTGATTGCGAACACTCTCCCGATTGCGAAAAACTGTTCTTTCACTGATCCCCAGTATGTCGGATGCCTTACCGGCATCCATATTCGCTTCAGCGACCAATAATACGGATAGTGCCTTGCGTAATTCCATAGCTGTTGTAGCCCGATCTCTCAGTTGCCGCGCCCTGGCTATTTCCGCATCGGTAAAACAGGCTGTTCTTGCCATAGATCACCTCCATGACAAGATTATACGTTTATGGCATCTTGATTGCAACTTTTAATAAACCGGACAGGTCAACGATTTGCTATGTACAATTGTTTGTCCGCGCAGAGGAGGCAGCCCAAAAGCGCGCTTGTAGCTCTTTAGATTCATCAACGCCTCATGCCCGATCATTCCCGGGATCTGGCCCAATTGGTTCTCCATGAAGTCATACACCTCAGCCCGATCTTTGAACACCGCTGCTATGCCCAGTTCAAACATTCCCGTGAGCATGATGACCTGCGTCACATTCGGATAGCCGCACAGGGTTTGGGCAACTTCATGAATCCGAGAAGGATCGACTTTCAGTTTTACCGTTATCCATATCTTGTAGCCCAGAGCAGAGAGGTCCGGCACACTGACAATTCGAATAATCCCCTTTTCCAGGAGCGCTTGCAGTCTCTTGCTCACTGTTAACCGGTTTGCCCCCAGATTCTGGGCCAGTTCGGAAATGGTTTCCCGGGGATGCAATTCCAATTCCCCAATCAAAGATTTCTCAAACTCGTCCAGATGGTTCTTGCCGGGATGGCGCTTGATGATATGGCCATTGGCCACCAGACAGGACCAATCGTTTTTGAAGATTTCGAGGACGATCATAGAATCGATGTTGGTGATATCCTTAATGGTACCCAGATCTGTGGAGACAAATCCACCCAGATCTTCAAGGCCTTCGATTGACATCGATACCAACAAATCATAATGGCCCAGGGTTGCGGAAACCATCTTGGAGTAATCCAGGGAAGCGATCATGGTGGCTACCGCATCCACTTTTCCGGGGCGGGTATTTATCCCCAGCAGTACCAGGGTCAGGTAACCCAGGGTTTTGTGATCAGCGATGGTGACGAATGAAATAATCCCTTCATCGAGGAGGTATCGTAATCGCCGCTGTACTGTGGTATGGCTGGTGCCCAGCTTGGCCGCGAGTTCCTTGGCACTTCTTCTGGCATCGACTTCCAATTCACCAATGATCATCAGATCCAGTTCATCCAAGGGCCTTTTTGTGGTTTTCTCACTCATTCCTTGTTCCTGTGAAATCAGTTTCACCCGTAGAATTGATCCATTCCCAATGGAGGTTGGATCTGCGACGGCGTCAAGTGACGCTGTATCCACGCTCTGGGGACTGCCTCCTTCGCACATGAGGCAGTCCCCAGCGAAGAAAAAAGGGGAAGGATATGCCTTCTCAGCGGGCTGGGAGTGTCTGGGTGGCACTTTCGGGCCTGCATGTCAGCTATGTCATCAAACCGGCTGTCTGACTGGTTCGGCACCCTTCCTGCAATCCCTCCCAGTTAGCAACGCTAACCACGATCGCTGGCGCCAAAACCTTTAAGCTGAATAAGATCAGTGTCATATCTGCAACGGTGACCACCGACCTGTTCACCACCCCCGGGACCCTCATCTTGGCCAACCGGCAATTCATTTCTCAAATGCGCAGCGAGGTGGCTGCGGAAGGAGCAGCCCTCTGTAGCACATTCATTGTTGCGTTGCCTGAGAGTTTATCCTTGTCGACGCCTAGTGTTATGTCATATTTGTAATGTCATTCTGAGCGAAGCGAAGAATCTCAATCCCCATCATCGAAGATTCTTCGGTCATCCATACGGATTCCCTCAGAATGACATTGCGCCAGATCATAGTTGACACAACACTAGCCCGGACCATGTGATATTATGTTGTATACCATAACGCGCCGTTTTGTGTAGATTCATAACCGCATGAAATACTTGTCCGAATCAAAACATCAAATGATAAATGAATCACTGCCACTTGCAATGGGAAGCGCTGCTATTTCTCCGGTTCTGACCGCCTGGTGAACATCCCTCTTATGGATTCAACCAGCTTATTCGGGGTAGGAGGCATTGGCTCCGATGGCGGGCCCCCAGCTCTTTTTGCCTGAAATTGCCTCCAGCGCATCTTGATTGTGCCCCATACTCCCAGCGGCAATAGAATGATGATCGCCAGCATAAATATGGCCAAGAATGCCGTGCGCCACTCTTGATTAACCGTGTAGACCTCGGACACTAGCTCCGGCCCCAATCGAACGACCAAAGCGCCGACAATCGGGCCGACCAGG contains:
- a CDS encoding transposase translates to MFQDEARFGRMSDPRACWAPSPKRPKVGLELVREFRYEYAAVSPWDGTLDSMTAEKMNTENMSRFLNQVSQRHQEDFMIHDHGTGWRIVA
- a CDS encoding branched-chain amino acid ABC transporter permease, whose protein sequence is FVASAVIAGTGGWLYAHYIRIMDPNIFGMGILFDVIFMAILGGIGTLVGPIVGALVVRLGPELVSEVYTVNQEWRTAFLAIFMLAIIILLPLGVWGTIKMRWRQFQAKRAGGPPSEPMPPTPNKLVESIRGMFTRRSEPEK
- a CDS encoding SBBP repeat-containing protein — its product is MLCRISTRFPERPPHWRFLDCGRGIAVDGSGNIYIAGVSNYRWGSPVRAYTSSPDAFAAKLNNNGSIDPATQQP
- a CDS encoding winged helix-turn-helix domain-containing protein, yielding MARTACFTDAEIARARQLRDRATTAMELRKALSVLLVAEANMDAGKASDILGISERTVFRNRESVRNQNRDTRNAWGGRRHCCMTTEEEREFLRSWEAKANEGGVISVPPVHAALVERLGHSIPMSTTYRLLARHGWRKVQPDTKHPKSDPGIQDEFKKNSPRWWRPPV
- a CDS encoding Lrp/AsnC family transcriptional regulator, translating into MSEKTTKRPLDELDLMIIGELEVDARRSAKELAAKLGTSHTTVQRRLRYLLDEGIISFVTIADHKTLGYLTLVLLGINTRPGKVDAVATMIASLDYSKMVSATLGHYDLLVSMSIEGLEDLGGFVSTDLGTIKDITNIDSMIVLEIFKNDWSCLVANGHIIKRHPGKNHLDEFEKSLIGELELHPRETISELAQNLGANRLTVSKRLQALLEKGIIRIVSVPDLSALGYKIWITVKLKVDPSRIHEVAQTLCGYPNVTQVIMLTGMFELGIAAVFKDRAEVYDFMENQLGQIPGMIGHEALMNLKSYKRAFGLPPLRGQTIVHSKSLTCPVY
- a CDS encoding transposase; the protein is MIMVLDGASSHKGKELPVPENIALVFLPPYSPELNPAEQIWNVLRRDYFANRVFDSLNAATLQAEHGLAHLASNRKALKNLTDWPWIKAILNAM